One part of the Sphingobium yanoikuyae genome encodes these proteins:
- a CDS encoding MerR family transcriptional regulator: MSMTISALARAGDVGVETVRFYQRRGLLDAPDRPEGSVRRYGEGDVRRLRFIRSAQAAGFTLEQIGELLQLDAGQDRKRARELAADRIAALDVKIAELEAARAALTRLARQCHASDEGPCPIIAAFEDGAQTSCV; this comes from the coding sequence ATGAGTATGACAATTTCCGCACTGGCCCGCGCGGGCGATGTCGGGGTGGAGACGGTGCGCTTCTACCAGCGGCGCGGCCTGCTGGATGCGCCCGATCGGCCGGAGGGCAGCGTGCGGCGCTATGGCGAGGGCGATGTGCGCCGGCTGCGCTTCATCCGGTCGGCGCAGGCGGCGGGCTTCACGCTGGAGCAGATCGGCGAGCTGCTGCAACTCGATGCCGGGCAGGATCGCAAGCGGGCGCGCGAGCTGGCGGCCGATCGGATCGCGGCGCTGGATGTGAAGATCGCGGAACTGGAGGCGGCGCGGGCGGCGCTGACGCGACTGGCCCGGCAATGCCATGCCTCCGATGAAGGGCCATGCCCGATCATCGCGGCGTTCGAGGACGGCGCTCAGACGTCCTGCGTCTGA